One part of the Denticeps clupeoides chromosome 8, fDenClu1.1, whole genome shotgun sequence genome encodes these proteins:
- the prr18 gene encoding proline-rich protein 18, with translation MPFPPINLHPRISSPGKELFRKKKAGLPDDRESDRDRLAASWQPSHAKPPGRKPSRAPGLRDAESKSSWLPVPKPAAGPGEGMPRSASAESGAHRSNRYSSRSSLGKEEGDELRFSLSLTPEAILVIQKRNLEKQMMAKQQKCCGSADLRHRRVLPSRRGQGGAKGGAPVAKPEGHDDIRAIVKVSLLNDQYKYDDVEYEEEDGDVDETVMRKCKEWLKGVESAAAFGKVDKLSALPHLKS, from the coding sequence atgcctTTCCCGCCCATCAACCTCCACCCGCGGATCTCCTCCCCGGGAAAGGAGCTGTTCAGGAAGAAGAAGGCCGGGCTGCCGGACGACCGGGAGTCCGACCGGGACAGGCTGGCCGCGTCGTGGCAGCCCTCCCACGCCAAGCCGCCGGGCCGCAAGCCGAGCAGGGCGCCGGGGCTCCGGGACGCCGAGAGCAAGAGCTCCTGGCTGCCCGTCCCCAAGCCGGCGGCCGGGCCGGGCGAGGGCATGCCGCGGTCCGCCTCGGCGGAGTCCGGCGCGCACCGGAGCAACAGATACTCGTCGCGGAGCTCGCTGGGCAAGGAGGAGGGCGACGAGCTCCGCTTCTCGCTCAGCCTCACGCCCGAGGCCATCCTGGTCATCCAGAAGCGCAACCTGGAGAAGCAGATGATGGCCAAGCAGCAGAAGTGCTGCGGCTCCGCGGACCTCCGCCACCGGCGCGTCCTCCCGTCCAGACGCGGGCAGGGCGGCGCGAAGGGCGGCGCGCCCGTCGCCAAGCCGGAGGGCCACGACGACATCCGGGCCATCGTGAAGGTCTCGCTGCTCAACGACCAGTACAAGTACGACGACGTCGAgtacgaggaggaggacggggaCGTGGACGAGACGGTCATGAGGAAGTGCAAGGAGTGGCTGAAGGGCGTGGAGAGCGCCGCCGCGTTCGGCAAAGTGGACAAGCTGTCGGCCCTGCCGCACCTCAAGAGCTGA